The following are encoded together in the Equus quagga isolate Etosha38 chromosome 1, UCLA_HA_Equagga_1.0, whole genome shotgun sequence genome:
- the LOC124228011 gene encoding olfactory receptor 1L4 has protein sequence MEIKNDSSSTSGFMLLGISSNPQLQKPLFDIFLIMYLVTLVGNVLIILAIHSDFRLHTPMYFFLSNLSFMDICFTTVIVPKMLVNLLSETKSISYVGCLIQMYFFMAFANTDSYLLASMAIDRLVAICNPFHYDTVMNSRHCLLMLLGSCTISHLHSLLRVLLMSQLSFCASHVIKHFFCDTQPVLKLSCSDTSSNQIVVMTETLAVIATPFLCILFSYLRIIITVLRIPSAAGKWKAFSTCGSHLTVVVLFYGSVIYVYFRPLSMYSVVKDRVATVMYTVVTPMLNPFIYSLRNKDMKMGLRKLRERIYS, from the coding sequence ATGGAGATAAAGAACGACAGCAGCAGCACATCAGGCTTTATGCTCCTGGGCATCTCTTCCAACCCTCAGCTACAGAAACCTCTCTTTGACATCTTCCTCATCATGTACCTGGTCACCCTGGTGGGGAATGTACTCATTATCCTGGCCATCCACTCGGACTTCCGGCTCCATACTCctatgtacttttttctcagcAACCTGTCCTTCATGGATATCTGCTTCACAACAGTCATTGTGCCCAAGATGCTGGTGAATTTACTATCAGAAACAAAGTCTATCTCCTATGTGGGCTGTCTCATTCAGATGTATTTCTTCATGGCATTTGCAAACACTGACAGCTACCTGCTGGCCTCTATGGCCATAGATCGGCTGGTAGCCATCTGCAACCCCTTCCATTATGATACGGTTATGAACTCACGGCATTGCCTCCTCATGCTGCTGGGTTCTTGCACTatctcccacctccactccctgCTCCGTGTGCTACTCATGTCCCAACTCTCTTTCTGTGCCTCCCATGTCATTAAGCACTTTTTTTGTGATACTCAACCTGTGTTAAAGCTATCCTGCTCTGACACTTCCTCCAACCAGATTGTGGTCATGACTGAGACCCTGGCTGTCATTGCAACCCCCTTCCTGTGCATCCTCTTCTCCTACCTGAGAATCATCATTACTGTGCTCAGAATCCCCTCTGCAGCTGGGAAGTGGAAGGCCTTCTCTACGTGTGGCTCCCACCTCACTGTAGTGGTCTTGTTCTATGGCAGTGTCATCTATGTCTATTTTAGGCCCCTGTCCATGTACTCAGTGGTGAAGGATCGGGTAGCCACAGTTATGTACACAGTGGTGACACCCATGCTGAACCCTTTCATCTACAGCCTCAGGAACAAAGATATGAAGATGGGTTTGAGGAAATTAAGGGAAAGAATATACTCATAG
- the LOC124228620 gene encoding olfactory receptor 1L4-like has translation MEIKNYSSSTSDFILLGLSSNPQLQKPLFAIFLIIYLVTLVGNVLIILAIHSDSRLHTPMYFFLSNLSCMDICFTTDIVPKMLVSFLSETKSISYVGCLIQMYFFMAFGNTDSYLLASMAIDRLVAICNPFHYDMVMNPQRCLLMLLGSCTISHVHSMLHVLLISRLSFCASHVIKHFFCDTQPVLKLSCSDTSSNQIVLMTESLAVIATPFLCILFSYLRIIITVLRIPSAAGKWKAFSTCGSHLTVVVLFYGSIFYVYFRPLSMYSVVKDRVATLMYTVVTPMLNPFIYSLKNKDMKMGMRKLRFRIHS, from the coding sequence ATGGAAATAAAGAACTACAGTAGCAGCACCTCAGACTTTATCCTCCTGGGCCTTTCTTCCAACCCTCAGCTGCAGAAGCCCCTCTTTGCCATCTTCCTCATCATCTACCTGGTCACCCTGGTGGGGAATGTACTCATCATCCTGGCCATCCACTCGGACTCCCGGCTCCATACCCctatgtacttttttctcagcAACCTGTCCTGCATGGATATCTGCTTCACAACAGACATTGTGCCCAAGATGCTGGTGAGTTTCCTGTCAGAGACAAAGTCTATCTCCTACGTGGGCTGCCTCATTCAGATGTACTTCTTCATGGCCTTTGGGAACACTGACAGCTACCTACTGGCCTCTATGGCCATAGACCGGCTGGTAGCCATCTGCAACCCCTTCCATTATGATATGGTTATGAACCCACAGCGTTGCCTCCTCATGCTGCTTGGTTCTTGTACCATCTCCCACGTGCACTCTATGCTTCATGTGCTACTCATTTCCCGCCTGTCTTTCTGTGCCTCCCATGTCATTAAGCACTTTTTTTGTGATACCCAGCCTGTGCTAAAACTATCCTGCTCTGATACCTCTTCCAACCAGATTGTGCTAATGACCGAGTCCCTGGCTGTCATTGCGACCCCCTTCCTGTGCATTCTCTTCTCCTACCTGAGAATCATCATTACTGTGCTCAGAATCCCCTCTGCAGCTGGGAAGTGGAAGGCCTTCTCTACCTGTGGCTCCCACCTCACTGTAGTGGTCTTGTTCTATGGTAGTATCTTCTATGTCTACTTTAGACCCCTGTCCATGTACTCAGTGGTGAAGGACAGGGTTGCCACACTTATGTACACAGTAGTGACACCCATGCTGAACCCTTTCATCTACAGCCTGAAGAACAAAGATATGAAGATGGGTATGAGAAAATTAAGGTTCAGAATTCACTCATAG
- the LOC124228075 gene encoding olfactory receptor 1L4-like — MEIMNYSSSTSGFILLGISSNPHLQKPLFAIFLNMYLVTLVGNVLIILAIHSDSRLHTPMYFFLSNLSFMDICFTAVVVPKMLVNFLSETKSISYVGCLIQMYFFMAFGNTDSYLLASMAIDRLVAICSPLHYDVVMNPQRCLLMLLVSCTIAHLHSMLHVLLISRLSFCASHVIKHFFCDTQPVLKLSCSDTSSNQILLMTETLAVIVSPFLCILFSYLRIIITVLRIPSAVGKWKAFSTCGSHLTVVVLFYGSVIYVYFRPLSVYSVVKDRVATLMYTVVTPMLNPFIYSLRNKTMKTSLRKLRLKIHS, encoded by the coding sequence ATGGAGATAATGAACTACAGTAGCAGCACCTCAGGCTTTATCCTCCTGGGCATCTCTTCCAACCCTCACCTACAGAAGCCCCTCTTTGCCATCTTCCTTAACATGTACCTGGTCACCCTGGTGGGGAACGTACTCATCATCCTGGCCATCCACTCGGACTCCCGGCTCCACAcacctatgtatttttttctcagcaaCCTGTCCTTCATGGATATCTGCTTCACAGCAGTTGTTGTGCCCAAGATGCTGGTGAATTTCCTATCAGAAACAAAGTCTATCTCCTATGTGGGCTGCCTGATCCAGATGTACTTCTTCATGGCCTTTGGGAACACTGACAGCTACCTGCTGGCTTCTATGGCCATAGACCGGCTGGTAGCCATCTGCAGCCCCTTGCATTATGATGTGGTTATGAACCCACAGCGTTGCCTCCTCATGCTGCTGGTTTCTTGCACCATCGCCCACCTGCACTCTATGCTTCATGTGCTACTCATTTCCCGCCTGTCTTTCTGTGCCTCTCATGTCATCAAGCACTTTTTTTGTGATACTCAGCCTGTGCTAAAGCTATCCTGCTCTGACACCTCCTCCAACCAGATTCTGCTAATGACTGAAACTCTGGCTGTCATTGTGAGCCCGTTCCTGTGCATTCTCTTCTCCTACCTGAGAATCATCATTACTGTGCTCAGAATCCCCTCTGCAGTGGGGAAATGGAAAGCCTTCTCTACCTGTGGCTCCCACCTCACTGTAGTGGTCTTGTTCTATGGGAGTGTCATCTATGTCTACTTTAGACCCCTGTCCGTATATTCAGTGGTGAAGGACAGGGTTGCCACACTTATGTACACAGTAGTGACACCCATGCTGAACCCTTTCATCTACAGCTTGAGaaacaaaactatgaagacaagTTTGAGAAAATTAAGGCTCAAAATTCACTCATAG